Proteins encoded in a region of the Suricata suricatta isolate VVHF042 chromosome 10, meerkat_22Aug2017_6uvM2_HiC, whole genome shotgun sequence genome:
- the LALBA gene encoding alpha-lactalbumin encodes MMSFVSLLLVGLMFPAIQGNQLKKCEMSQVLKGLEGYGGIPLSEWLCTIFHTSGYDTQAIVNNNGITEYGLFQINNKLWCRDNQILQSKNICGISCDKFLDDDLTDDIICAKKILDMEGIDYWLAHKPFCSENLEQWDCELL; translated from the exons ATGAtgtcctttgtctctctgctcctggtTGGCCTCATGTTCCCTGCCATCCAGGGGAACCAATTGAAAAAATGTGAGATGTCCCAGGTGCTGAAAGGCCTGGAAGGCTATGGAGGCATTCCTTTGTCTGAAT GGCTCTGTACCATATTTCATACTAGTGGTTATGATACACAAGCCATAGTCAATAACAATGGCATCACAGAATATGGACTCTTCCAGATCAACAATAAACTTTGGTGCAGGGACAACCAGATCCTTCAGTCAAAGAACATCTGTGGCATCTCCTGTGACA AGTTCCTGGATGATGACCTTACTGATGACATTATTTGTGCCAAGAAGATCCTGGATATGGAAGGAATTGACTACTG GTTGGCCCATAAACCATTCTGCTCTGAGAATCTGGAACAGTGGGACTGTGAGTTGTTGTGA